In Fusarium falciforme chromosome 10, complete sequence, a single genomic region encodes these proteins:
- a CDS encoding TSPc domain-containing protein, with amino-acid sequence MIALGVLALAGLAAALEPRQIMHEGRNEPSFISSRDYTNSDAEPCKILSQVYEESNTEPGKAAFLQVPVSVGIACLKSVPLDKERDLALLDYLEPLISFQSTLEVLADPPEGYLFPGVNVLGGLDTIRDNLNKDKYKSQYEVMTDLRSLFAAANDLHFDYPPALLNTFLYVRRGLDFKSISSNGLSLPQMFHSIDVVRGNAGNLDYYPSAIKSIDGIPINKWLEEDAAHNTNNMNDPDAQFNNLFSTLPRAAVGMAGTTLITQFEIPDKYTIKFYNGSTLEVVNEIAIPATIDFSGIESGKDFHEYFEIPHNKTSKKPSGNERRAATKESPNLNGYPKPVVKHSKNSLAGYFLEGEGYEKTAVLSILSFLPIGFDFSTLGDFNFTEYVLEGEQVLGEFIEKAKKAGRDKLIIDVSANGGGSLALAQSIYQVLFPDGEFTTFGRYRATEALAAASEADYETLLEVLITKSNEWPIDTKGKPIEEGKEWFGPYTIKGGQNMTAAFQSNLARFDGDEDSGNETPAAKAPWKPENILIITDGTCASACTVLTGWLTRNYGIRTVAVGGRPLHLAMQAMGGVKGTLLSFHSDFVTATASFLSGVKNDKKALKILQDHEDAFPSLDDPPLLPLTDGANAGKVNALSGYTEDDVDGYPVHFRYEAANCRLFYTQRMLADPSETWRHVSAVGWGGAPCVSGSTVNTDGTIGDKALKYDVRVRSRARGVQGPGSLKK; translated from the exons ATGATTGCCCTTGGTGTCCTGGCCCTCGCGGGCCTTGCCGCCGCTCTCGAACCCAGGCAGATCATGCACGAGGGTCGGAATGAGCCTTCTTTCATCTCCTCTAGGGACTACACCAATAGCGATGCCGAGCCTTGCAAGATACTCAGTCAGGTGTATGAGGAGTCAAATACCGAGCCGGGCAAGGCTGCTTTTCTTCAAGTTCCTGTGTCAGTGGGTATTGCTTGTCTCAAGTCGGTTCCCCTCGACAAAGAGCGTGACCTTGCGCTTCTGGACTACCTTGAGCCCTTGATCAGTTTTCAGAGCACGCTCGAGGTCCTGGCCGATCCTCCTGAGGGATACCTCTTCCCTGGTGTCAATGTCCTGGGTGGATTGGATACTATCCGTGACAACTTGAACAAGGACAAGTACAAGAGCCAGTACGAGGTCATGACTGATCTGCGCAGCCTT TTCGCGGCCGCCAACGATCTCCACTTTGACTACCCTCCAGCTCTCCTCAACACCTTCCTCTATGTCCGACGAGGCCTCGACTTCAAGTCCATCTCTTCGAATGGTCTCAGCCTCCCTCAGATGTTCCACAGCATTGATGTCGTCCGCGGTAACGCAGGCAATCTCGACTACTATCCCTCTGCCATCAAGAGCATCGATGGCATCCCCATCAACAAATGGCTCGAGGAGGACGCTgcccacaacaccaacaacatgAACGACCCCGACGCTCAGTTCAACAACCTGTTCTCAACTCTGCCCCGTGCCGCCGTTGGCATGGCTGGTACGACGCTCATCACACAGTTTGAGATTCCCGACAAGTACACCATCAAGTTCTACAACGGCAGCACGCTCGAGGTTGTAAACGAGATCGCCATCCCCGCCACCATCGACTTTTCAGGCATCGAGTCGGGCAAGGATTTCCACGAGTACTTTGAGATCCCTCACAACAAGACCAGCAAGAAGCCATCGGGCAATGAGCGCCGCGCCGCCACCAAGGAGAGCCCCAACCTTAATGGATACCCCAAGCCTGTGGTCAAGCACTCCAAGAATTCACTGGCTGGTTACTTTCTCGAGGGCGAGGGATACGAGAAGACGGCTGTTCTATCCATCCTGAGCTTCCTGCCCATCGGCTTCGACTTTAGCACGCTCGGCGATTTCAACTTTACTGAATACGTTCTCGAGGGCGAGCAGGTGCTTGGCGAGTTCatcgaaaaggccaagaaggccggcCGCGACAAGCTCATCATTGACGTCTCGGCCAACGGCGGCGGCTCTCTCGCCCTGGCCCAGTCCATCTACCAAGTGCTGTTCCCTGATGGCGAGTTCACCACCTTTGGCCGATACCGCGCCACCGAGGCCCTCGCGGCCGCTTCAGAAGCCGACTACGAGACACTCCTCGAGgtcctcatcaccaagagTAACGAGTGGCCCATCGACACCAAGGGCAAGCCCatcgaggagggcaaggagtGGTTCGGTCCTTACACGATCAAGGGCGGTCAGAACATGACTGCGGCATTCCAGAGCAATCTTGCCCGCTTCGACGGCGACGAAGACTCCGGTAACGAGACCCCCGCGGCCAAGGCTCCCTGGAAACCCGAGAAcattctcatcatcaccgacgGCACTTGCGCTTCCGCCTGCACCGTCCTGACCGGCTGGTTGACCCGCAACTACGGTATCCGCACAGTGGCTGTCGGTGGACGTCCCCTCCACCTCGCCATGCAGGCTATGGGTGGTGTCAAGGGTACTCTGCTCTCGTTCCACTCCGACTTTGTCACTGCGACTGCGTCTTTCCTCTCGGGCGTCAAGAACGACAAGAAGGCTCTCAAGATCCTTCAAGACCACGAGGATGCATTCCCCAGCCTCGACGACCCTCCCCTGCTGCCCCTCACAGACGGCGCCAACGCCGGCAAGGTCAACGCGCTGAGCGGCTACACCGAGGACGACGTCGACGGATACCCCGTGCACTTCCGGTACGAGGCCGCCAACTGCCGACTATTCTACACCCAGCGCATGCTGGCTGATCCCTCCGAGACGTGGAGACACGTTTCAGCTGTGGGATGGGGCGGTGCACCTTGCGTCTCTGGATCTACCGTCAACACAGACGGTACCATTGGTGACAAGGCGCTCAAGTATGACGTCCGTGTGCGAAGTCGTGCTCGTGGTGTCCAGGGTCCTGGATCTCTGAAGAAGTAA
- a CDS encoding Guanine deaminase: MATSENASSAFYGTVIHSTSPTTITILQNTLLTISSGRIVSLQPETSPDKLSSLNIPITKLAPHQFLIPGFVDTHNHAPQWMQRGLGQGMHILDWLEGVTFPNEARFQDVEYARRVYASLVDGMLRQGVTTASYYGSLHGDATCVLADTCLAKGQRAFVGKCNMNRNSPDFYRDASTEESLAETKRCIQHVRSIDPDGHLVRYVITPRFAISCEPDLLEGLGVIASENTDLPIQTHFNEAQQEIDATLSLFPEFDNEVDLYAHYNLLNQRSVLAHCTIMTPAETDKLETHGCGVAHCPTANMTVGGGFMAAPVRDFMRRGIKVGLGTDSGGGFSSSILDSMRHALIASFSKEAETQGADKGLSLDEVFYLSTMGGARVMGVGDEIGNFDVGKQFDAVVVDMDSSRRGVNAPVEEEDSTRRVFDKFLMTGDDRNIVEVYVRGRKVYSIE, encoded by the coding sequence ATGGCAACCTCCGAGAACGCATCATCAGCCTTTTACGGCACCGTCATTCACTCAACATCCCCCACCACAATCACAATCCTCCAAAACACCCTCCTCACCATCTCATCAGGCCGTATCGTCTCTCTCCAGCCAGAAACATCCCCCGATAAGCTCTCCTCTCTCAACATCCCCATCACAAAGCTCGCACCTCATCAATTTCTCATCCCCGGTTTTGTCGATACACATAACCATGCTCCGCAATGGATGCAGCGCGGCCTCGGACAGGGCATGCACATTCTTGACTGGCTTGAGGGCGTGACGTTTCCCAATGAGGCGCGCTTTCAGGATGTTGAGTATGCGAGGCGTGTTTATGCTTCTTTGGTTGATGGTATGCTTAGGCAGGGTGTTACTACTGCGAGTTATTATGGCTCGCTGCATGGAGATGCTACGTGTGTCCTAGCTGATACGTGTCTTGCAAAGGGTCAGAGGGCGTTCGTGGGCAAGTGCAACATGAACAGGAACTCGCCTGATTTCTACCGTGATGCTAGCACGGAAGAGTCTTTGGCTGAGACGAAGCGGTGTATCCAGCACGTCCGGTCTATCGATCCTGACGGCCATCTTGTCAGATACGTCATCACGCCTCGCTTCGCTATATCGTGTGAGCCAGATCTCCTAGAGGGACTTGGAGTTATCGCATCGGAGAATACGGATCTGCCGATACAGACGCATTTCAACGAGGCGCAGCAGGAGATTGATGCTACGCTCTCCTTGTTTCCGGAGTTTGACAACGAGGTTGATTTGTATGCGCACTACAACCTGCTGAACCAGAGGTCCGTCCTTGCGCATTGCACCATCATGACGCCTGCAGAGACGGACAAGTTGGAGACTCATGGCTGTGGTGTAGCGCACTGTCCGACGGCCAACATGACGGTTGGAGGAGGCTTCATGGCTGCTCCTGTACGGGACTTTATGAGGAGAGGTATCAAGGTCGGGTTGGGCACTGATTCCGGCGGTGGATTCTCGTCATCGATTCTCGACTCTATGCGTCACGCGCTGATTGCATCATTCTCAAAAGAAGCAGAAACACAAGGTGCTGATAAAGGGCTGAGCCTAGATGAAGTGTTTTATCTTTCGACGATGGGAGGTGCGAGGGTCATGGGCGTGGGGGATGAGATTGGAAACTTTGACGTTGGGAAGCAGTTTGATGCTGTCGTCGTGGACATGGATTCTTCGAGGCGAGGTGTGAATGCCcctgttgaggaggaggattcGACGAGGAGGGTGTTTGACAAGTTTCTCATGACGGGGGATGATAGAAACATTGTCGAGGTGTATGTAAGGGGTCGAAAGGTGTATTCCATCGAGTAA
- a CDS encoding Chromatin-remodeling ATPase INO80: MDKNGYNSTVLQRPHREDGGDEEREPRSHHHHHHHHHHHHHRRDVMGGSDAPRPGGDSAGPPAGATATASSNANANAHRHSTFSLRSPKQSEFRPPPFSPPNHGHAHSHNTSTSSAGHPHQSPPRQALHNPNPYMSSSSSGAPGGPVAPTLPPPVGLKSSSPAASTPGGLQHHPSQHPSHQQHQHQAPPPVSPLHPPAGYYSPSAPDVHHGRDSKPASRGFYDPTTDTTKERRVSVSDAATPAASWHNANANANAPPAGTPKTREPYNYSQSGEQHTPSYYNGSYTSPRASSFNRPRSPLSHSHPQPGSLSPPGRQPLLASPSLRHGATANMSSTTNGAPALPPFKSDLAAPSPPKPNPPSTSTPSRAADPMSFSNILSSAEPAPKPRERTPVVEERERDHDRDRRDRELKRDSREAKPSKRELEPEDHDTEVEKDVETEPEPVRGKPREPAKKRGGRKSTKGRASDIREAAREAVTPKNGRRLSIKKESPTPRLPAKRQANGQPKQKAWSSEMEKKIQNAESQIDSKAATLDPDEFDEQQYKERAQKRRRVMAELDLDQSRLRRDAYAASASKKLVLHAELGKRRYDDVFYDEALHEVREQEVYAEKERKKDMQRKRRREKSMAVTMEQKEAALARAEAAEDEAERQKHLRDAERASKKAQQTKLILQQGIKGPARNLELNLEGGTMSSFQASDMESGEAGTPSGKRKGKGRGGPRLKKSKEQKQAEKDSAEAAQAALDAGEELPTKEENRVRIKIKKSKKEAALEAEKDKDEADKDEEEPTEKKTKKGKDKDKDKDKEKVDDIPENEKRFMSKGYNQIYDQIWRDMARKDVNKTFKLAVDSYATKASNLKKTAILASKEAKRWQLRTNKGTKDLQARAKRVMRDMMGFWKRNEREERDLRKAAEKQEIENARKEEADREAARQKRKLNFLISQTELYSHFIGKKIKTDEVERSTDNPDVARDAHQIDEQKLDIEEPTTVAGKVTDFANLDFEEGSDEALRAAAMANAQNAIAEAQKKARDFNNQGLDMDEEGEMNFQNPTGLGDVEIEQPKLINAQLKEYQLKGLNWLVNLYEQGINGILADEMGLGKTVQSISVMAYLAEKHDIWGPFLVVAPASTLHNWQQEIAKFVPEFKILPYWGGAGDRKVLRKFWDRKHTTYRKDAPFHVCVTSYQLVVSDVAYFQKMRWQYMILDEAQAIKSSQSSRWKCLLGFHCRNRLLLTGTPIQNNMQELWALLHFIMPSLFDSHDEFSEWFSKDIESHAQSNTKLNEDQLKRLHMILKPFMLRRVKKHVQKELGDKIELDVFCDLTYRQRAYYSNLRNQINIMDLVEKATMGDDQDSGTLMNLVMQFRKVCNHPDLFERAEVRSPFACAYFAETASFVREGSEVSVGYSSRNMIEYELPRLIWREGGRLHKAGPDNQTAGWRSQALNRMMNIWSPENVRESSSGSKAFSWLRFADASPNEVYEATHSSLITRAAKEIQKRDRLGYFNVAYAESEDKNYTPAHALFQIRARQNRKPVAEITTEGVLAQLMNVARADYDESGLGRLEPAGKPRASAPPIQVSCRSSGSEIERANNLFNVDIRKILFGPTVFEQRALVEKKVPLELYPSREMLPKPDHEKKGFTNISVPSMQRFVTDSGKLAKLDDLLFKLKAEGHRVLLYFQMTRMIDMMEEYLTYRNYKYCRLDGSTKLEDRRDTVHDFQTRPEIFIFLLSTRAGGLGINLTSADTVIFYDSDWNPTIDSQAMDRAHRLGQTRQVTVYRLITRGTIEERIRKRALQKEEVQRVVIQGGGASVDFSGRRAPENRNRDIAMWLADDEQAEMIERREKELLESGELEKQQKKKGGKRRKAETSASLDEMYHEGEGHFDDGSKGLSGTATPNTPAAAESDTKGKKGRVKGSKRAKTAKQRLAIADGMV, translated from the exons ATGGACAAGAACGGCTACAACTCAACGGTGCTGCAGCGGCCACATAGAGAAGACGGTGGCGATGAGGAGCGGGAACCTCGCtcgcatcaccaccaccatcaccaccatcatcatcaccatcaccggcGCGACGTGATGGGCGGTTCTGATGCTCCTCGTCCTGGCGGCGACTCGGCTGGTCCTCCAGCTGGTGCGACGGCGACAGCCTCATCGAATGCGAACGCGAATGCGCATCGGCACTCCACCTTCAGCCTGCGCTCGCCCAAGCAGTCCGAGTTCCGTCCTCCTCCCTTCTCTCCCCCAAACCACGGCCACGCCCATTCTCACAACACCAGCACCTCGAGTGCtggtcatcctcatcaatcCCCGCCTCGCCAGGCCTTGCATAATCCCAATCCCTACatgtcttcctcgtcctcgggcGCACCGGGCGGCCCCGTCGCTCCCACTCTACCACCTCCCGTTGGTCTCAAGTCATCATCACCTGCGGCGAGCACGCCGGGTggccttcaacaccatccttcACAGCACCCGTCGCaccagcagcatcaacaccaagctcctCCCCCGGTGTCGCCCCTGCACCCGCCGGCTGGATACTATTCGCCCTCGGCGCCCGACGTCCATCACGGCCGTGACAGTAAACCCGCATCGCGAGGCTTCTATGACCCAACGACCGACACCACCAAGGAGCGTCGAGTTTCTGTTTCCGACGCGGCTACGCCTGCCGCCTCCTGGCAcaacgccaacgccaacgccaacgcGCCCCCGGCTGGCACTCCCAAG ACTCGTGAGCCATACAACTATTCGCAATCTGGTGAACAGCACACTCCTTCCTATTACAACGGCTCTTACACATCACCACGCGCATCTTCATTCAATCGCCCGCGCAGCCCGTTATCCCATTCGCACCCTCAGCCTGGGTCTCTCAGTCCTCCAGGTCGACAGCCGCTCCTAGCTTCTCCGAGCTTGAGACATGGTGCAACAGCCAATATGAGCTCGACAACCAACGGGGCTCCTGCCCTTCCACCCTTCAAGTCGGACCTCGCGgccccatcaccaccaaagcCTAATCCTCCATCCACCAGC ACGCCGAGCCGAGCTGCTGACCCCATGTCCTTCTCCAACATTCTTTCTAGTGCCGAACCTGCACCAAAACCTCGGGAACGAACACCTGTGGTTGAAGAGCGCGAGCGAGACCATGACCGAGACCGACGCGACCGAGAGCTGAAGCGTGATTCGCGAGAAGCGAAGCCGTCAAAGCGCGAGCTGGAACCCGAGGATCACGATACTGAAGTCGAGAAAGACGTCGAGACGGAGCCCGAACCCGTCAGGGGAAAACCAAGAGAACCTGCCAAAAAGAGAGGGGGCCGCAAGTCGACCAAGGGCCGCGCCTCTGACATCCGAGAGGCGGCAAGAGAGGCAGTGACCCCCAAGAATGGGCGACGATTATCCATCAAGAAGGAATCCCCGACTCCCCGTCTACCTGCTAAGCGACAAGCGAACGGTCAGCCCAAGCAAAAGGCGTGGTCGAGCGAGATGGAAAAGAAGATCCAGAATGCCGAGTCTCAGATTGACAGCAAGGCCGCGACCCTCGATCCTGATGAGTTCGACGAGCAGCAGTACAAGGAACGCGCCCAGAAGCGCCGACGTGTAATGGCCGAGCTGGACCTGGATCAGAGCCGACTTCGACGAGATGCTTACGCAGCGTCAGCAAGCAAGAAGCTGGTGCTACATGCTGAGCTCGGCAAGCGGCGATATGACGATGTTTTCTACGATGAAGCTCTTCACGAAGTTCGCGAGCAAGAGGTCTACGCTGAGAAGGAACGCAAGAAGGACATGCAACGCAAGCGACGCCGCGAAAAGTCCATGGCTGTCACCATGGAGCAAAAGGAGGCGGCTCTCGCGCGCGCCGAGGCAGCCGAAGACGAGGCAGAGCGCCAGAAGCACCTCCGTGATGCCGAGCGTGCCAGTAAGAAGGCACAGCAGACGAAGCTTATTCTACAACAAGGAATCAAGGGCCCCGCCCGGAACCTGgagctcaacctcgagggtGGCACCATGTCTTCATTCCAGGCTTCCGACATGGAATCTGGCGAAGCAGGAACGCCATCCGGCAAACGAAAAGGCAAGGGACGAGGTGGTCCTCGTCTTAAGAAGTCGAAGGAGCAGAagcaggccgagaaggatTCTGCCGAAGCTGCTCAGGCAGCTTTGGATGCTGGCGAGGAGTTGCCCACCAAGGAGGAAAATCGCGTCcgcatcaagatcaagaagtccaagaaggaggccgccTTGGAAGCCGAaaaggacaaggatgaggccgacaaggacgaggaggagcctaccgagaagaagaccaagaagggcaaagaTAAAGACAAAGATAAAGACAAGGAAAAGGTCGACGACATCCCCGAGAACGAGAAGCGCTTCATGTCCAAGGGTTACAACCAAATTTACGACCAGATCTGGCGAGACATGGCTAGGAAGGATGTCAACAAGACCTTCAAGCTGGCAGTCGACTCTTACGCCACAAAGGCTTCTAACCTCAAGAAGACGGCGATTCTGGCCTCCAAGGAGGCTAAGCGCTGGCAGCTCCGAACCAACAAGGGCACCAAGGATCTTCAGGCCCGTGCCAAGCGAGTCATGCGTGACATGATGGGCTTCTGGAAACGCAACGAACGTGAGGAGCGAGACCTTCGcaaggctgccgagaagCAAGAGATCGAGAATGCCCGCAAGGAGGAAGCTGATCGTGAAGCCGCTCGTCAGAAGAGGAAGCTCAACTTCCTTATCTCTCAGACTGAGCTCTACTCTCACTTCAtcggcaagaagatcaagactgATGAGGTGGAGCGTAGTACCGACAACCCTGATGTGGCCAGGGATGCGCACCAGATTGACGAGCAGAAACTCGACATTGAGGAGCCTACCACGGTTGCCGGCAAGGTCACAGACTTTGCCAATCTTGACTTTGAGGAGGGCAGTGACGAAGCTCTTCGTGCTGCTGCCATGGCCAACGCCCAGAACGCCATTGCAGAGGCTCAAAAGAAGGCTCGCGACTTCAACAACCAAGGCCTCGacatggacgaggagggcgagaTGAACTTCCAGAACCCCACAGGTCTGGGAGACGTCGAAATCGAGCAacccaagctcatcaatgcTCAGCTCAAGGAGTACCAGCTCAAGGGTCTCAACTGGCTTGTCAACCTGTACGAGCAGGGCATCAACGGTATCTTGGCAGACGAAATGGGTCTCGGAAAGACTGTCCAGTCTATTTCCGTCATGGCGTACCTTGCCGAGAAGCACGACATTTGGGGTCCTTTCCTGGTTGTCGCCCCAGCTTCAACGCTTCACAACTGGCAGCAAGAAATCGCCAAGTTCGTTCCCGAGTTCAAGATTCTGCCGTACTGGGGTGGCGCTGGCGACCGAAAGGTTCTCCGAAAGTTTTGGGACCGCAAGCACACTACGTACCGAAAGGACGCTCCTTTCCATGTTTGCGTGACTTCGTACCAGCTTGTTGTCTCAGATGTGGCCTACTTCCAGAAGATGAGATGGCAATACATGATTCTGGACGAGgcccaggccatcaagagcTCGCAGAGTTCTCGTTGGAAGTGCCTTCTCGGCTTCCATTGCCGAAACCGACTGTTGCTTACGGGTACTCCTATCCAGAACAACATGCAGGAACTTTGGGCCCTTCTCCATTTCATCATGCCGTCGCTGTTTGACTCTCACGACGAGTTCAGCGAATGGTTCTCCAAGGATATTGAGTCGCACGCGCAGAGTaacaccaagctcaacgAGGATCAACTCAAGCGTCTTCACATGATCTTGAAGCCCTTCATGCTTCGACGTGTGAAGAAGCATGTGCAGAAGGAGCTTGGCGACAAGATTGAACTCGACGTGTTCTGCGATCTCACCTACCGACAACGGGCTTACTACAGCAACCTGCGGAACCAGATTAACATTATGGATCTCGTTGAGAAGGCTACCATGGGAGATGACCAAGACTCTGGCACTCTGATGAACTTGGTGATGCAGTTCCGAAAGGTCTGTAATCATCCTGATCTGTTTGAGCGTGCTGAAGTCCGTTCACCTTTTGCCTGCGCCTACTTTGCCGAGACTGCGTCATTTGTCCGCGAGGGCAGTGAGGTCTCCGTGGGTTACTCGAGTCGCAACATGATCGAGTACGAACTTCCCCGTCTCATCTGGCGAGAAGGTGGTCGCCTGCACAAGGCTGGCCCGGACAATCAGACAGCTGGTTGGCGAAGCCAGGCACTCAACCGCATGATGAACATCTGGAGTCCAGAAAACGTTCGAGAGAGTAGCAGTGGATCCAAGGCATTCTCATGGCTTCGGTTTGCTGATGCTTCGCCCAACGAAGTCTATGAGGCTACACACTCGAGCTTGATCACCCGAGCTGCCAAGGAGATTCAAAAGCGTGATCGACTTGGCTACTTCAATGTTGCCTACGCCGAGTCTGAAGACAAGAACTACACCCCGGCCCATGCTCTCTTCCAGATTCGGGCCCGTCAGAACCGGAAGCCTGTTGCAGAAATCACCACCGAGGGCGTCTTGGCCCAGCTGATGAATGTTGCCCGGGCAGACTATGACGAGTCTGGTCTGGGACGACTGGAGCCAGCTGGCAAACCTCGCGCGTCGGCTCCCCCGATTCAAGTTTCTTGCCGTAGCTCGGGTTCCGAGATCGAGCGAGCCAACAACCTGTTCAATGTTGACATTCGCAAGATCCTCTTCGGACCGACAGTGTTTGAGCAGAGGGCGCtcgtggagaagaaggttcCTCTGGAGCTGTACCCTTCGCGCGAGATGCTTCCCAAACCGGATCacgagaagaagggcttTACCAACATCTCGGTCCCGTCCATGCAGCGATTCGTCACCGACAGTGGCAAACTTGCCAAGCTCGACGACCTGCTCTTCAAACTCAAGGCCGAGGGTCATCGTGTACTGCTGTACTTCCAGATGACACGCATGatcgacatgatggaggagtACCTGACATACCGCAACTACAAGTACTGCCGACTGGATGGTTCGACCAAGCTCGAAGATCGACGAGACACTGTGCACGATTTCCAGACCCGTCCCgagatcttcatcttcctcctgtCCACTCGTGCCGGTGGTCTCGGTATCAACCTCACATCCGCCGATACCGTCATCTTCTACGACTCGGATTGGAACCCGACCATCGACTCACAGGCCATGGACCGAGCCCATCGACTGGGCCAGACTAGGCAGGTTACTGTGTACCGTCTCATCACTCGCGGTACCATCGAGGAGCGTATCCGAAAGCGTGCTCTGCAGAAGGAGGAAGTCCAGCGCGTTGTTATCCAAGGTGGCGGTGCCAGCGTCGACTTCTCTGGTCGCCGTGCTCCTGAGAACCGCAACCGCGACATTGCCATGTGGTTGGCGGATGACGAGCAGGCGGAGATGATTGAACGCCGCGAAAAGGAACTCCTCGAGTCGGGCGAGTTGGAGAAGcaacagaagaagaagggaggcAAGCGACGTAAGGCAGAGACTTCTGCCAGCTTGGATGAGATGTATCATGAAG GCGAGGGTCACTTTGATGACGGTTCCAAGGGGCTTTCTGGAACGGCGACACCGAACACGCCCGCCGCTGCTGAGAGCGacaccaagggcaagaagggtagGGTGAAGGGATCTAAACGAGCCAAAACGGCCAAGCAAAGGCTGGCTATCGCCGATGGCATGGTTTAG
- a CDS encoding ABC transporter ATP-binding protein ARB1 codes for MAPSASKEKRLAKKAAEGKLKGKKGKKAEEVQLDAHGNPIKDDGGPATSGDKLDEVKRLADQMDKHGISDRVTTGVLSSVPSSKDVKITSASLVFHGRVLITDSTLELSYGRRYGLLGENGCGKSTFLKAIAAREYPIPDHLDIYLLNEGAPPSDLGALDWVVREAELELERLDKMAEKLLEDEGPESPVLIDLYDHMDKLDPSTFATRASLILTGLGFNKKTIQKKTKDMSGGWRMRVALAKALFVKPSLLLLDDPTAHLDLEACVWLEEYLKKWERTLVLVSHSMDFLNGVCSNMIDMRGKQLVYYGGNYDSYSKTKSENDTNQMKAYQKQQDEIAHIKKFIASAGTYANLVRQAKSRQKILDKMEADGFIQPVEQDRVFTFRFADVEKLPPPVLSFDNVTFSYSGNPEDDLYRNLDLGFDMDSRTALVGPNGVGKSTLLRLMTGKLSPTGGVVTRHTHLKLGLYSQHSAEQLDLTKSALDFVRDKYSEKSQDYQYWRQQLGRYGLTGDSQTALMGTLSEGQKSRIVFALLAIDGPNMLLLDEPTNGLDIPTIDSLADAINAFSGGVIVVSHDFRLLDKIAKQILVCENQTIREWDGSISEYKNYLRKKMITAGAV; via the exons ATGGCTCCCTCCGCGTCCAAGGAGAAGCGTCTCGCAaagaaggctgccgagggcaagctcaagggcaagaagggcaagaaggccgaggaggtccAGCTCGACGCTCACGGCAACCCCATCAAGGACGATGGTGGCCCCGCGACCTCGGGCGACAAGCTCGACGAGGTGAAGCGCCTCGCTGATCAGATGGACAAGCACGGCATCTCAGACCGAGTCACCACCGGTGTCCTGTCCTCCGTCCCCTCCAGCAAGGACGTCAAGATCACCAGTGCCAGTCTGGTCTTCCACGGCCGAGTCCTCATCACCGATTCCACCCTCGAGCTCTCGTACGGTCGACGATACGGTCTCCTCGGTGAGAACGGTTGCGGAAAGTCCACCTTCCTCAAGGCTATTGCCGCCCGCGAGTACCCCATTCCCGACCATCTCGATATCTACCTTCTCAACGAGGGTGCCCCTCCTAGCGACCTCGGCGCCCTTGATTGGGTTGTCCGAGAGGCCGAGTTGGAGCTGGAGCGTCTCGACAAGATGGCCgagaagcttctcgaggatgagggccCTGAGAGCCCTGTTCTCATTGATCTCTACGAC CACATGGACAAGCTGGACCCCTCCACCTTTGCTACCCGTGCCTCCCTGATCCTCACGGGTCTGGGTTTCAACAAGAAGACCATCCAaaagaagaccaaggacaTGTCCGGTGGTTGGCGAATGCGAGTCGCCCTCGCCAAGGCCCTTTTCGTCAAGCcctcgctgctgcttctcgatgACCCCACTGCCCATCTGGATCTCGAGGCCTGTGTGTGGCTGGAGGAGTACCTCAAGAAGTGGGAGCGAACCCTTGTGCTCGTTTCCCACTCCATGGATTTCCTTAACGGTGTCTGCTCCAACATGATCGATATGCGTGGAAAGCAGCTCGTCTACTACGGTGGTAACTACGACTCGTACAGCAAGACCAAGTCCGAGAACGATACCAACCAGATGAAGGCCTACCAGAAGCAGCAGGATGAGATTGCCCACATCAAGAAGTTCATTGCCAGTGCCGGTACCTACGCCAACCTGGTGCGACAGGCCAAGTCGCGCCAGAAGATTCTCGACAAGATGGAGGCCGATGGCTTCATCCAGCCTGTTGAGCAGGACAGGGTCTTCACCTTCCGCTTCGCTGACGTCGAGAAGCTCCCCCCTCCCGTTCTGTCTTTCGACAACGTCACCTTCTCTTACTCTGGAAACCCCGAGGACGACCTGTACCGCAACCTGGACCTTGGTTTCGACATGGACTCCCGAACTGCCCTTGTCGGTCCCAACGGTGTGGGCAAGTCCACTCTTCTCCGACTCATGACTGGCAAGCTTTCTCCCACTGGCGGTGTCGTGACCCGACACACTCACTTGAAGCTGGGTCTCTACTCGCAGCACAGTGCTGAGCAGCTCGACCTGACCAAGTCTGCTCTCGACTTTGTGCGAGACAAGTACAGCGAGAAGTCTCAGGACTACCAGTACTGGCGTCAACAGCTCGGCCGATACGGTCTCACTGGTGATTCCCAGACTGCTCTGATGGGCACTCTGTCTGAGGGTCAGAAGAGCCGAATCGTCTttgccctcctcgccatcgATGGTCCCAACATGCTGCTGCTTGACGAGCCTACCAACGGTCTGGATATCCCCACCATTGACAGTTTGGCGGATGCCATCAACGCCTTTAGCGGAGGTGTCATTGTCGTGTCTCACGACTTCCG ATTGCTCGACAAGATTGCCAAACAGATTCTCGTGTGCGAGAACCAGACTATCCGCGAGTGGGACGGCTCCATCTCCGAGTACAAGAACTACCTTCGCAAGAAGATGATCACGGCCGGTGCCGTCTGA